The following are from one region of the Melospiza melodia melodia isolate bMelMel2 chromosome 16, bMelMel2.pri, whole genome shotgun sequence genome:
- the ALG13 gene encoding putative bifunctional UDP-N-acetylglucosamine transferase and deubiquitinase ALG13 isoform X1 yields MKSVFVTVGTTSFDELIATARSPPALQALQSRGYQKLVLQVGRGSLPQPQPSSSPAVAVEAFRFKDSLAEDLQGADLVISHAGAGSCLETLEKGKPLIVVINDKLMNNHQLELAKQLHRDGCVLYCNCSTLVETLQSMDLSALKPFPPGQPEKFASFLDKVFGLQ; encoded by the exons ATGAAGTCCGTGTTTGTCACCGTGGGCACCACCAGCTTCGATGAGCTGATCGCCAcggcccgctccccgcccgcgctGCAG GCGCTGCAGAGCCGCGGCTACcagaagctggtgctgcaggtgggccggggctcgctgccgcagccgcagcccagcagcagcccggccgtGGCGGTGGAAGCGTTCCGGTTCAAGGACTCGCTGGCTGAGGACCTGCAGGGAGCAGACCTGGTCATCAGCCACGCAG GTGCTGGTAGCTGTCTGGAGACTCTAGAGAAAGGAAAACCACTAATAGTAGTAATAAATGACAAGCTGATGAACAACCATCAGCTTGAGCtggccaaacagctgcacagagatggctgtgtcctgtactgtaactgcag CACTCTTGTGGAGACACTGCAATCGATGGACTTGTCAGCTTTGAAACCTTTTCCTCCTGGACAGCCAGAAAAGTTTGCTTCATTCTTGGATAAAGTTTTTGGGTTACaataa
- the ALG13 gene encoding putative bifunctional UDP-N-acetylglucosamine transferase and deubiquitinase ALG13 isoform X2, whose translation MNNHQLELAKQLHRDGCVLYCNCSTLVETLQSMDLSALKPFPPGQPEKFASFLDKVFGLQ comes from the exons ATGAACAACCATCAGCTTGAGCtggccaaacagctgcacagagatggctgtgtcctgtactgtaactgcag CACTCTTGTGGAGACACTGCAATCGATGGACTTGTCAGCTTTGAAACCTTTTCCTCCTGGACAGCCAGAAAAGTTTGCTTCATTCTTGGATAAAGTTTTTGGGTTACaataa